A window of the Entelurus aequoreus isolate RoL-2023_Sb linkage group LG28, RoL_Eaeq_v1.1, whole genome shotgun sequence genome harbors these coding sequences:
- the sash3 gene encoding SAM and SH3 domain-containing protein 3, with protein sequence MLRRRPSNASEKDQVQKKKLTLQRSSSFKDFMKPKVISPVNSEKEFTIDETVEDGVAEGGKSGSRLGKTWRNVISRTMTRKTSKMVQKVLSEEGGGSSEEVSPFQPGWLPSGTSPGQRTSLCSTGSEDTVSSPLTCTFSGNSDRQSLDSGYCQRDSLRLEDSAYNGPFCGRALVHTDFMPSPYDVESLKLQKGDVIHIIDKPPAGTWTGKLNNKVGSFKFIYVNLLPDDSPPARGRPCGRKISRTKSRPSTLEEVLDSIGLLELTSLLSMHGFQNLEDFSGLRESHLNELNITDPDQRSKILSAIDLLRESEDECSPEEQEDDEEVEEEEEEDRSMGDAKDTRDSGCFESSEHLEVGGEETKPEDEDETKAEDEETDKETKLEDEETEEELQGEEAEAKKEETPSEALDDVQQHLQELSVQEDGS encoded by the exons CTCACCCTGCAGAGGTCCAGCAGCTTCAAGGACTTCATGAAGCCCAAAGTGATTTCCCCGGTCAACTCTGAGAAAGAATTTACCATCGACGAGACC GTGGAAGACGGCGTAGCAGAAGGAGGCAAGAGCGGCAGCAGGCTGGGCAAGACGTGGCGCAATGTCATCTCCCGCACGATGACGCGCAAAACCTCCAAGATGGTGCAGAAGGTTCTGTCAGAGGAGGGG GGGGGGAGCAGTGAGGAGGTGTCCCCCTTCCAGCCCGGCTGGCTCCCATCAGGCACGAGTCCAGGCCAGAGGACGTCCCTGTGCTCCACAGGCTCCGAGGACACCGTGTCCAGTCCGCTCACCTGCACTTTTTCCGGCA ACAGTGACCGACAGAGCCTGGACAGCGGCTACTGCCAGAGGGACAGCCTGCGACTGGAGGACAGCGCCTACAACGGACCCTTTTGTGGACGAGCCCTGGTGCACACCGACTTCATGCCGAGTCCTTACGACGTGGAGTCGCTGAAACTCCAA AAAGGGGACGTCATCCACATCATCGACAAACCACCTGCCGGCACCTGGACGGGGAAGCTCAACAACAAGGTGGGCTCCTTCAAGTTCATCTACGTCAACCTCCTGCCCGACGACAGCCCCCCAGCCAGGGGGAGGCCTTGCGGCAGAAAAATCAGCAGGACCAAGTCCAGACCGTCGACCCTGGAGGAAGTTCTGGACAGCATTGGTCTGTTG GAACTCACTTCCTTGCTGTCCATGCACGGCTTCCAGAACCTGGAGGACTTCAGTGGCCTAAGAGAATCTCACCTCAATGAGCTGAACATCACAGACCCAGACCAGCGCTCCAAGATCTTGAGCGCCATCGACCTGCTCAGAGAAT CCGAGGATGAATGCAGCCCAGAGGAACAAGAAGATGATGaagaggtggaggaggaggaggaggaggacagaTCCATGGGGGACGCCAAGGATACCAGGGACTCGGGATGTTTTGAGAGTTCTGAGCATCTGGAGGTTGGAGGCGAGGAGACAAAACCCGAGGATGAAGATGAGACTAAAGCAGAGGACGAGGAGACAGACAAGGAGACAAAACTAGAGGATGAGGAGACAGAAGAGGAGCTCCAAGGTGAGGAAGCAGAAGCCAAGAAGGAGGAGACACCATCAGAAGCACTGGATGATGTTCAGCAACACCTGCAAGAACTGAGTGTGCAAGAGGATGGTTCTTAA